The following proteins are co-located in the Oenanthe melanoleuca isolate GR-GAL-2019-014 chromosome 4, OMel1.0, whole genome shotgun sequence genome:
- the ZGRF1 gene encoding protein ZGRF1 encodes MASQEFTVLYTHQKMKKAKTWQDGILRVRTGRNQATLFDDKGQCLESIFIKSQVTPGDDFESERYLITVEAVRVGEKPSEDQPKKAEAPAVDRNGVKPGLLPPRHLPVGLKRKFTGFQGPRQVEKKMPAMEEEEKPTVLPLSKECQGSFPSKFYISSPLFSMICKKDAETNPSAGCQEERWRDNGREEMSVSSLLSAPFSDSCEETEKPNSHQFVVKPESPLLAGHAGPGAVSHHIRSTAQIIALLKSKPAQGHREQTSGVTGCLSRFQAAENADLCDKKSPVLPAFSGDPAKGLVPDTQHLPFIQGTVNDEKDWNAQRLPDSAEQPCGGAVTGQRQDKKPNCVDNLLQKTEAYIVPIAAAQRDPGTSDWQPKSPGSRSLRKGDVDVIREGNFQMKPDVTEELGINQSSLALDVYPEVPPWTMSCSPSDLSQAQWTAWEPGKISSGPTSPLDPDSTISPPWENEETIGDIQEPLMHGILPSEPELPFFFTREESSSPEGCSLPAFKPTVKTRTPFVTLPATEEIPDVFDPTESEETQQSLDSSGGSLCSEPVAFPRSAPGPEDRNYETSVFGEYMEDGQRGSVPPVLPNVTAQHRQSKWLKYQSSAQCDLIPENSTDEEEKDDICTQSILGMLPGDTGEGRAMNPSVNPRAPSSAPLLPARSSPGECSRAASTSLPDLVSEGKVLSLHSRQTPLAAATQKVLSHLSCHTGTGDSQGITISELSFPPVDKVKHASLPKRKISIPAVFQSHTHYKQVFKAALTEQLNIMLFELAQRLHNALSKVDISFYPAVKGGQGQSQGSSAPLCNHMHPAKLVMVKKEGQNKGRLFYACDAPKAEQCSFFKWIEDVNPTQTKSRPSTVLHDAKSIGTYLRSQKIAVYEECQLLVRKAFEIPTQRYSKFKKFMNTPARFDGDSKPKLYLKLSKKEHSSLYSKDDIWVVSKTLNFDPIDTFIASSAFFGPSSNNEIELLPLKGYSPSNWRSNMCVHALLVCNASGELASLRNMEEHFNPSTLPLIPYLLKMNFNSENATKRVNKRKFTPPAMSLKCSMMSGPVSSEVAMGVAEEMIQRFSLNPDQAASLIHIAQMMTSCGNPKSGQEHQSFPITIIRGVFGAGKSYLLSVVILFLVQLFESSEATEGPRATPWKLLIASSTNVAVDRILLGLLDLGFEDFIRVGSIRKITKAILPHSLHAGSGNENEQLKELLALMKEDLTPAEKMYVRKSIEQHKLGTNKTILQQVKVVGVTCAACPFPCLNALRFPVVMLDECSQMTEPASLLPIARFQCEKLVLVGDPKQLPPTIQGSESIHEQGLEQTLFDRLCLMGHNPILLRTQYRCHPALSAIANELFYDGNLIDGISEEDRAPLLEWLPTLCFYSIHGMEQIERDNSFYNMAEAHFTVKLIQSLIASGIEGAAIGVITLYKSQMYKIQHLLSGVHSEAFEVKPVQVSTVDAFQGAEREIIVLSCVRTRQFGFIDSEKRMNVALTRAKRHLLIVGSLPCLSRNRLWGRVIHHCKGWENGLQHASQCEQQLNDVLKSYLENWEEEEHSKKKEK; translated from the exons ATGGCCTCTCAGGAATTCACT GTGTTATACACTCaccaaaagatgaaaaaagcaaaaacttgGCAAGATGGAATTCTGAGGGTTAGAACTGGCAGAAATCAG GCTACCTTGTTTGATGATAAAGGACAATGTCTGGAgagtatttttataaaatctcAG GTGACTCCTGGAGATGATTTTGAAAGTGAGCGATATTTAATCACAGTTGAAGCAGTCAGAGTGGGTGAAAAGCCCTCTGAAGACCAGccaaagaaagcagaagctcCAGCAGTGGATAGAAATGGTGTGAAACCTGGTCTTCTACCCCCAAGACATCTCCCTGTCGGCTTGAAAAGGAAGTTTACG GGGTTCCAAGGGCCACGCCAAGTTGAGAAGAAAATGCCAGCcatggaagaggaagaaaaaccaaCCGTATTGCCTTTATCTAAGGAGTGCCAGGGGAGTTTTCCATCCAAGTTTTACATCAGCTCTCCATTATTTTCCATGATTTGCAAGAAGGATGCAGAAACAAATccctctgcaggctgtcagGAAGAAAGATGGAGGGACAATGGCAGAGAAGAGATGTCTGTGTCCTCACTGCTTTCAGCTCCCTTTAGTGACAGCTGTGAGGAGACAGAGAAGCCAAACTCCCATCAGTTTGTTGTGAAGCCAGAATCTCCTCTCCTTGCTGGGCACGCTGGTCCTGGGGCAGTGTCCCACCACatcaggagcacagcacagataATTGCCCTTCTGAAGTCCAAACCagcacaaggacacagggaGCAAACATCTGGAGTCACAGGTTGTCTTTCCAGGTTTcaggcagcagaaaatgcagatttatgTGACAAAAAAAGCCCAGTCCTCCCTGCTTTTTCAGGCGACCCTGCCAAAGGACTCGTTCCAGACACTCAGCACCTGCCTTTTATACAGGGAACTGTAAATGATGAAAAGGACTGGAATGCTCAAAGGCTTCCAGATTCAGCTGAACAACCTTGTGGTGGAGCAGTCACAGGACAGAGACAAGACAAAAAG CCCAACTGTGTGGACAATTTATTACAGAAGACAGAGGCATATATTGTACCAATAGCAGCAGCCCAAAGAGACCCTGGGACATCTGACTGGCAACCAAAG tctCCAGGTTCCAGGAGCCTTCGTAAGGGTGATGTTGATGTTATCAGAGAAGGGAATTTTCAAATGAAGCCTGATGTTACTGAAGAGCTAGGGATAAATCAGTCCT CACTGGCATTGGATGTGTATCCTGAAGTGCCACCATGGACAATGTCATGCTCACCCTCTGACCTGAGCCAAGCACAGTGGACTGCCTGGGAGCCTGGCAAG ATTTCCTCAGGACCAACTTCCCCACTTGATCCAGACTCTACAATTTCTCCACCTTGGGAAAATGAGGAGACTATTGGAGACATCCAGGAGCCCCTGATGCATGGGATCTTACCAAGTGAACCAGAactgccattttttttca CCCGGGAGGAATCCAGCTCTCCAGAGGGATGCAGCCTCCCAGCATTCAAGCCCACGGTGAAAACACGAACTCCATTTGTCACTCTTCCTGCCACTGAGGAGATTCCTGATGTGTTTGACCCCACTGAGAGTGAGGAGACCCAGCAATCTTTGGACTCTTCAGGAGGCAGTTTGTGCAGTGAGCCAGTGGCGTTTCCTAGGAGTGCTCCTGGCCCCGAGGACAGGAATTATGAAACCTCTGTGTTTGGGGAGTACATGGAAGATGGACAAAGGGGATCTGTGCCACCAGTGCTCCCTAATGTGACTGCCCAACACAGACAAAGCAAGTGGCTGAAGTATCAAAGCAGTGCTCAGTGTGATTTGATCCCAGAAAACAGCACTGATGAGGAAGAGAAGGATGACATCTGCACCCAGAGCATCCTTGGAATGCTGCCAGGTGAcacaggagagggcagagccATGAATCCAAGTGTGAATCCAcgtgctcccagctctgcaccgctgctgccagccaggagctcGCCTGGGGAatgctccagggctgccagcaccagccTCCCAGATCTGGTTTCAGAGGGGAAGGTACTTTCCCTGCACTCAAGGCAGACacctctggctgcagccacacAAAAGGTGTTGAGTCACCTGAGCTGCCACACCGGAACAGGAGACAGCCAG GGCATAACAATTTCTGAGTTGTCTTTTCCTCCTGTGGATAAAGTGAAGCATGCCAGCCTTCCTAAAAGGAAGAtttccatcccagctgtgtTTCAGTCTCACACTCACTACAAACAGGTTTTTAAAGCTGCTCTGACAG AGCAATTGAACATCATGCTGTTTGAGCTGGCACAGAGGCTGCACAATGCCCTCTCCAAAGTGGATATATCATTTTACCCTGCTGTGAAAGGTGGGCAAGGCCAGAGCCAAGGAAGCAGTGCTCCACTCTGCAACCACATGCACCCTGCCAAGCTGGTGATGGTTAAAAAAGAAGGTCAAAACAAG gGTCGTTTGTTCTATGCCTGTGATGCCCCAAAAGCTGAGCAGTGTTCCTTTTTCAAGTGGATTGAAGATGTGAACCCCACACAGACAAAGTCCAGACCAAGCACAGTGCTCCATGATGCAAAAAGTATTGGGACTTACCTCAGGAGTCAAAAGATTGCTGTCTATGAGGAATGTCAGCTTTTGGTGAG GAAAGCCTTTGAAATTCCAACACAGCGGTACAGTAAGTTCAAGAAATTTATGAATACACCTGCCAGGTTTGATGGTGACTCCAAACCCAAATTATACCTGAAACTAAGCAAAAAGGAGCATTCTTCTCTCTACAGCAAAG atgaCATCTGGGTTGTTTCCAAGACCCTAAACTTTGATCCAATTGATACTTTCATTGCCAGCAGTGCTTTCTTTGGACCATCCTCCAACAATGAAATAGAATTGCTACCACTGAAAGGCTACAGTCCCTCCAACTGGAGATCAAACA TGTGTGTTCATGCCTTGCTGGTTTGTAATGCCAGTGGTGAGCTGGCATCCTTAAGGAACATGGAGGAGCACTTCAATCCATCCACATTACCACTAATCCCATATCTCCTGAAAAT gaattttaattctgaaaatgcTACAAAGAGAGTCAACAAAAGGAAATTTACTCCACCTGCCATGAGCCTGAAATGCTCAATGATGTCTGGCCCTGTGAGCTCTGAAGTGGCAATGGGAGTGGCTGAAGAGATGATCCAAAGGTTCTCCCTGAACCCAGACCAAGCAGCATCACTGATTCACATAGCTCAGATGATGACCTCCTGTGGAAACCCCAAATCAGGGCAAGAACACCAGAGCTTCCCCATCACAATCATACGTG GTGTTTTTGGAGCTGGCAAGAGCTACTTGCTGTCTGTGGTGATCTTGTTCCTCGTGCAGCTCTTTGAAAGCAGTGAAGCTACAGAGGGTCCAAGAGCAACTCCATGGAAACTTCTCATTGCTTCTTCCACCAACGTTGCTGTGGACAGGATACTGCTGGG tctGCTCGATCTTGGATTTGAGGATTTTATAAGAGTGGGAAGTATAAGGAAAATCACGAAAGCAATTCTTCCCCATAG TTTACATGCAGGCTCGGGAAATGAAAATGAGCAGCTGAAAGAGCTGCTTGCTCTCATGAAAGAAGATTTGACTCCAGCTGAAAAAATGTATGTCAGGAAGAGCATTGAGCAGCATAAACTGGGGACCAACAAAACTATTCTGCAACAG GTGAAAGTGGTTGGAGTGACATGTGCTGCCTGCCCTTTCCCTTGCCTGAATGCACTCAGGTTTCCTGTGGTGATGCTGGATGAGTGCAGCCAGATGACTGAGCCTGCTTCTCTCCTCCCCATTGCCAG GTTTCAGTGTGAAAAGCTTGTCCTTGTTGGAGACCCCAAGCAACTGCCACCAACTATTCAAGGGTCTGAGAGTATTCATGAGCAGGGATTGGAGCAGACTCTCTTTGACAGGCTCTGCCTAATG GGACATAACCCGATCCTTCTTCGGACCCAGTACCGCTGTCACCCTGCCCTCAGTGCCATTGCCAACGAGCTGTTCTATGATGGAAACCTCATAGACGGGATTTCTGAGGAGGACAGGGCTCCTCTATTGGAATGGCTTCCAACACTCTGCTTCTATAGCATTCATGGCATGGAGCAA ATTGAAAGAGACAACAGCTTTTATAACATGGCAGAAGCTCATTTTACAGTCAAGCTCATCCAGTCTCTGATTGCAAGTGGAATAGAAGGAGCTGCTATTGGTGTGATTACCCTTTATAAATCACAAATGTATAAG ATCCAGCATTTGCTCAGTGGGGTTCACTCTGAGGCTTTTGAAGTCAAGCCTGTCCAGGTGTCCACGGTGGACGCGTTCCAAGGCGCGGAGAGGGAAATCATCGTCCTGTCGTGTGTCAGGACCAGGCAGTTCGGCTTCATAGACTCGGAGAAGAGGATGAACGTGGCACTGACCAGGGCCAAGAGGCACCTGCTGATTGTGGGAAGTCTGCCCTGTCTGAGCAGGAACAGGCTGTGGGGAAGAGTAATTCACCACTGCAAAG GATGGGAAAATGGCTTGCAACATGCAAGCCAGTGCGAGCAGCAGCTGAATGACGTTCTCAAGTCTTACTTGGAGAACTGGGAGGAAGAAGAACACagtaagaaaaaggaaaaataa